The stretch of DNA GCCAGGGGTTTCGCATCAGGCATGGGCAGGTCACCTCAAAGGTTGGGAAGGCGGACGGACAAAAGGCAGGGCGGCAGACGGGAAACGTCAGCCGGCGGCCAGGTCGATCGTGGCGCGGCGCATGGCCGAGCAGCCCATGTTGATGGCAAGCGGCAGCGCGGCGATGTGGCACGGCGCCGTCTCCACGCGCACGCCGATCGCCGTGGCGGCACCTCCCAGGCCTCCCGGCCCGATGCCGGTGGCGTTCACCGCATCGAGCAGCTCGCGCTCGAAAGCGGCGGTGTCCGCATCGGGCGCCTGCTCGTCAAGCGGCCGCATGAGGGCCCGCTTCGCAAGGCCCGCCACCTTGTCGAACGTGGCGCCGACGCCGACGCCGATGACGAGCGGCGGGCAGGCGTTGGCCGCTTTTTCGCGCACGCACGCAAGCACTTCTTCGACGATGCCCGCACGTCCGGCGCTCGGCGGCAGCATGACCACGCGGCTCGCGTTGTCCGATCCCCCGCCCTTGAGCATGACGTGCAGCCGCGCGACGCCCCGATCGGCGACCGGATGCACGTCGCAGAACGCCGGCGTGTTGTCGCCGGTGTTCGTGCGGTCCAGCAGCGCGTCGCGCACGAGCGACTTGCGCAGGCGGGCCGTCTCATACGCTTCGGCCACCGCCGCATCCACGTCGGCGAACACGTCGGCGGCCACAAGCACTCCCGGCCCGACTTCCAAACTGACCCACACGGTGCCGGTGTCCTGGCAGAGGGGCACGTTGTCCTCGCGGGCGATCCGCGCGTTTTCGACGAGCTGGGCCAACACCGCACGCCCGCGCGGGTTCGTTTCCACTTCGAGCGCACGCGCGAGCGCGGCTTCCACGTCGGGGGGCAGCTCGCAGGCAAGATGCGGGATGACCGCTCGCACGGCGGCCGCGACCTGTTGTTTTTCGATGATCGTATCCATAAATTACTAGTATAGCGAAGGGCTTCGCGCCGCGCAGGCGCGGTTTTGCCCTGAGGCGGATTTGGCCGCTTTGCGGGGCCGCCGTGATGCCGCCTCCGACACCTGACCGGCCTGGTCACGCGATATAGTCGTACGCCAGGCCTTTTTCCTGTTCCAAATACGCAAAGAGACCCGCCGCGCCAAACACCTTGATCGACGACTTCGCAAAGTCCTTCTGGTTGCGCGTGATGATGGCGTCCGCCTTCAGCCGCAGGGCACATTGGTAGACGCATGCGTCCTCGAAATCGGTCCACGACGAATCGAGCGCTTCATCCACGTCCGCCTCCGTCAGAGAGCACACGCGGATGAAGCGCCGCGCCTGGCGAATGCTTCGCTTGGCCTCTTCCGCCTGCGACGCCCGGCCGCCGTTGCTCAAAACGTAAAAGAGGTCCGTCGTTTGCGACGCGCTCATCCATACCTCGAACTCGCGCAGGTAGCCCAGCATCATGAGCAGGCGCGTTGCGTCGTCGAAGGTCGGCCTGGCGTCCAAGAAATCAAGCACGACGTTCGTGTCGAGAAACAGCCTCATCACGCATCGCCCGCATTCGCATCGGCCTGCACGCCCGTCCGCTCGCGCCGAGCCTCCTTGATGGTCATGCGCGCAAAACGGCCCTCGGTCCGCCGTTTGCCAATGTCGTCCACGAACGCTTTCGCTTCCTCAATCTCTTTCGAGGTGAACGCACGACGCTTCGGGCGCTCCTGATACGGCAGCTGCTTGTGCTCTATCACGTAGTCGTAGAAGCCGTTGATGGCCTGCGAGGCATTGGTGCCGAGCGATTCCAGCACCCGGTTCCCCGCCTCTTTCTTGCCCGACGACATTCGAGCCGTAACCATAGCGTCCACGTCGCACCTCCTGTTGTACGTACAACAGGAGTATAGCGCAAAAACGGGCTTTCAACAACGCTGCCAGAATTTCCGCCGTTTGTGACGCGCTCATCCACGTCGGCGCGGGTGGAAGCGTCGCAGCGGCCGATTCCGCCGCGGTCCGGGCGCGGGCGTTTACTTCGCGGCCGCCTTCTTGCGGGCCGGCGCCTTGCGAGGCTTCTTCTTCGCGGACGACTTCGCAGCTGCTTCCTTTTCCTTGGACGGGCAGTCGAAGTTCGGGCACAGCTTCCAAGGCCCTCGGTTGGTGTGCACGATCACGAGCGGCGCTCCGCAGTCCTCGCACACCTCTCCGGTGGCTTCCAGCGCCCCGTACTGCGGCAGCGGATAGCCGGTGTCGCATTCCTCGTAGTTCTCGCAGCGGATGAAGCGCTTGAGCGTGCGCGGGTTCTTCTGCGCGATGAGGCTGGCGTGCTTGCCGTTCGCCTTGCAGACGGGACACTCGCCCACCACGATGGAAGGCTCCTGGTTGGTCGGGCAGTTCGGGTCGATGCACAGCGTGCGCGGCTTGCTGCGAAACGCGGTCACCTTCACCTGGGGCATGCCGCAGGTCGAGCACTTCTCGGGCACGGCCTCCACGCGGCCCTGGGGCAAGGGATAGGTGACGTCGCAGTCCGGCCAGCCCGCGCACCCGATGAACATCGAGCGCGTCTTCTGGCTGGCGCGAAGCTGCAGGTCCTTGCCGCATTTCGGGCACGGCCCCACGTATGCGTCGGCGGCCACGGCGTCGGCCAGCGCGGCGTTGACCTCTTCGGAGTGCGGCATGAGGTCGGCCAGCTGCTCGGACAGCAGGTTGCGGCTCGTGGTGACCACCTGGTCTTTGCTGATCGACCCGGCGGCGATGGCGTCCATTTCGCTTTCCAGCTCGGCGGTCATTTCCGGGTGCACGATGTGCGGCGCGAACTTCTCGAGCGCATCGCACACGGCCATGCCCAGCTGGCTTGGCTCAAGCGGGTCGTTCTGCACGTATTTCACCTGGTACAGGCGCTCGATGATGGAATGGCGCGTCGACTTGGTGCCAAGCCCCAGCTTCTCCATCTCCTGGATGAGCCTGCCTTGGCTGTAGCGCGCGGGCGGCTCGGTCTGCTTTTTGGTGCACGTGGCGCCGTTGAACGCGACGGCCTGCCCCTGCTCCATCGCCGGCAGCGATTCGTCCTTCTTCAGGCCGTAGGGGTAGATGGCGCGGAATCCTGGCTTGACCAGCACGTCGCCTTTCGCGACGAACGAGGCGCCGGCCACGTCGAGCGACACCTTCGTGCCTTCGACCACGGCCGCTTCGGAAAGCGTGGCCAAAAAGCGCCGCGCGATGAGGTTGTAGAGCTTGTAGTCGGCGGGCGACAAGTCGTCGGGCGTGGCCGCAGCCGTGGGATAGATGGGCGGATGGTCGGTCGTTTCCTTCTTGCCGCGCGTGGCGACGAGCTTGCCGCGCGACAGCAGCTCGGCGCAGTACGGCGCATAGGCCGGGTTGCCCGAAATGGCGCGCACGGTGTCTTCCAGGCTGAGCGACGCCGGGTAGACCGTGTTGTCGACGCGGGGATAGGAAATGTAGCCGTCCATGTAGAGGCTTTCGGCGATGCGCATGGTGCGCGCCGGCGTGAGACCTTCGGCGGAAGCCGCCGCCATGAGCGAGGTGGTGTTGAACGGAACGGGTGCGGCAACGGTGCGCTTCTTTTTCTCGACGCTTGCAACGATGGCGCTTTTCACGCCGCTGACCTGGGCCATGATGGCATCAGCTTCGGCCTGACTCTTGAAGCGGGCCGTGGCCGTGGGCGCCTCGAAAGCGCCTGGGCCCTGCCCGTCGGTGGGACCTGCCGCCGCACCGGCGTCGAACGCGCCCCGGATGACCCAGTAGTCTTCCGGCTTGAAGGCCAGCCGCTCGCGCTCGCGCGCCACGATGAGCGCAAGCGTGGGCGTCTGCACGCGGCCGGAGCTGCGCACGTTGCCGTAGCCGGCGAACTTCACGAGCGTGAGGTAGCGCGTGAGCACCGCGCCCCAGATAAGGTCGATGTCCTGGCGGGACGCGCCGGCAGCGGCCAGCGCGCCGTCAAGCTCCACGAGGTTGTCGAAGGCGTGGTGGATCTCTTCTTTCGTGAACGCCGAATAGCGGGCGCGCGACACGGGAGCGGTCGCGTTCACTTCCTGGATGCACGAAAGCGCGTCAGACCCGATCAGCTCGCCTTCGCGGTCGAAGTCGGTCGCGATGACGATGGAGTCGGCCTTCTTCGCCAGGTTCTTCAGCGACCGGATGATGTCTTTTTCCTTCGGCAGCTTTTCGATGGGCGCGTACACCAGATACGGCAGCGCGTCCATCTTCCACGCCTTCAGCTCCACGCCGTCTTCCGTGAACGGCTTTTTCTTCTTGAACGGCGGCTTGGGCAGGCTGTCGGGAAGCGACGCCGGCACGACCTCGCCATCCGCCGTGACGCCCCTCCAGCCGCCGCGCTTCTTGTACACCATCGACGGCGTGAAGTCAGGCTCCAAAATGTGGCCGCGCAGGCCAATGGTCACCCATTCTTCGCCGTCCACCTCGAAGCGGTAGACCGGCGTGTTGTACACCTTGTCGGCCTTCGGCTTCTTCACGCCCAGCAGATCGGCGATCTTCTGCGCCGCGTCGTTCTTCTCGGTCACTACCAGTTTCAACGGTATCCCTTGCTCTTTCTCGTCATCTTGCGCCTGCCATCCCCCCGGATCGTGCCGCCTTTACGCCACCTTCGTCTTCGGCGCAAGGGACTTCGACGTCTCGCCGAAAAACACCTCGTACCAGCACAAGAAGCAATAGATGTTCCAGATCCGCATCATTTTAAGCTTTCCGCGGCCTTCCACCGTGGAGAAATCAGCGCTTTTGTGGTCGTCGAGCATGCGCACCAGGTAGTCCACGTTGAAGAACTCCTTCGCGGCGTCGCTCGTGAAGGCCGCCTTGATGCGGTCGTAGTACAGATCGGTCTGCAGCCAGACGGTCAGCGGCGTGATGAAGGGCTGCTTGGGCATGTTCGCCACCTTCTTCTGGAAGCCGAGCTTGCTGGCCGCCACGCGCAAGGCGTACTTGGCGTGGTCGTCGGTGACGCGGCAGTCGGTCGGCAGCTGCAGGGCCACGTCGAGCACCTTCTTGTCGAGGAAGGGAACGCGCAGCTCGAGCGACTGCGACATGGACATCTTGTCGGCCTTCAAGCAGATGTCGTAGGGCATGTAGCTGACCATGTCGACGTACTGGGTCTGCGTGACCACGTCGACGTTCTGCTTGGCGGCCTCGTCGAAGTGCGGGCGGCACCACTCCCACGGCTTGCAGGGGCCGTCGTAGTCGCGCAAGACGTTGGGGATCTCGTCCCACATGTAGTTCATCGAGGCGCGTTGGTAGCTTTTCTCCGGCCCGCCCGAACCGCGCATGAGGAAGCGACGGCCGTGGAAGGGCGGCAGCTTTTCGGCCACGGCGCCGGCGGCCGCGCGCAAAGGACCGGGCACCTTGAAGTACTTCTCGAATTCCAGCTGGTCGTGATAGATCCAGTAGCCGCCGAACAGCTCGTCGGCGCCTTCGCCGGACTGCACGACTTTGACCTGTTGGCGGGCCAGGCGGCTGACGAAGAAGAGCGGAATGGCGCTGGGAGCGCCCAAAGGCTCGTCCATGTGGTACTGCTCGGTGGGCACGATGTCGAGGAACTGCTCGGCCGTGACCTGGGTTTCGAAGTTCGGCAGGTTCGCCCACTGGGCAAAAGCGCGGGAGTCTTCCAGCTCGTTGAGCTTGATGTCGAAGTCGGGCTGGGCGGCGATTTCGGCCAGCTTGTCTTCGCAGCCGATGTCGTAGCCCACCGAGAACGTCTTCACCGCGTCGGCGTGCTGGCCCATGCAGAAGGCCGCCAGCGAGCTGTCGATGCCGCCGGACAAAAAGCTGCCGATCTCCACGTCGGCGATTTCATGGGCGGCCACCGATTCGTCAAAGGCCTCGTTGATGATGTCGGCCCACTCGTCGATGGTCTTGGTGGTATCGATTTTGTACGTAATACGGTAATAGCACTGTGTGGTCAGCCGGCCGTTCTCGAACACCATGAAATGACCCGGCAAAAGCTTGTGCACGTTTTTGAACATGGTCTGCGAGTCGTTCATGTACTCGAAGCACAGGTACTGCGGCAGCATGTCGCGGTTGAGCTCTTTTCGGAACTTCGGGTGCGCCAAAAACGCCTTGATTTCGCTGGCGTACATGAGGCGGTCGCCTGCGTGCTGGTAGTACAGCGGCTTGATGCCGAACAGGTCGCGGGCGCACACAAGGCGCTTTTTCGGGGCGTCCCAGATGGCGATCGCGAACATGCCGCGCAAACGCTCGAACACGTCGGTCCCCCAGGCTTCGTAGCCGTGCACGACGGTTTCGGTGTCGCCGTTGGTCACGAATTCGTAGCCGAGCTCCTGCAGCTCTGCGCGCAGCTCCTGGAAGTTGTAGATTTCGCCGTTGAACGTGACGGTCACCGTGCCGTCGGCGTTTTGCATGGGCTGGTTGGAGTGCTCAAGGTCGATGATGGACAGGCGCCGAAAGCCCATGGCCAGGTCGTCGTCCACGAAAAAGCCTTCGGCGTCAGGCCCGCGGTGCGCGATGCGGTCGGCCATGTCCTTGACGATGAGTTCGTTCGTGGCGCGGTCGTAGTCCTGCGCCGTGAACCCCACGAAACCACACATATATATACTGCTCCTTTGAAAGCCAGAGAAACGCAAGGGAGGCCTTGCTTGAATGCGTTGGGCTATGATACGCCACCCGCTTGCGCTCGCCGCGCGAAGAACACGCGAGTGCGGGACTAAGACGCGACCTTTTCATCAAACGCCCACAGATCTGCGTCATTTGTCCGGGGTTTCCCAGTCGCCCGCGGGGCTGTGGGATAATCGTTCCGCTGCATGCAACAAGGCCCCGCCCAGAAACGATCCGAGGAACCATGACCGATTCGCACATCCCCCGCCTTGCGCCCCACGAGGTGCGCGACCACCTGAAGCCCGTCATCGTCGGCGGCGACATTCTGGCCTATTCGTACGTGCGCGAGCTCAAC from Xiamenia xianingshaonis encodes:
- a CDS encoding DNA topoisomerase I — encoded protein: MKLVVTEKNDAAQKIADLLGVKKPKADKVYNTPVYRFEVDGEEWVTIGLRGHILEPDFTPSMVYKKRGGWRGVTADGEVVPASLPDSLPKPPFKKKKPFTEDGVELKAWKMDALPYLVYAPIEKLPKEKDIIRSLKNLAKKADSIVIATDFDREGELIGSDALSCIQEVNATAPVSRARYSAFTKEEIHHAFDNLVELDGALAAAGASRQDIDLIWGAVLTRYLTLVKFAGYGNVRSSGRVQTPTLALIVARERERLAFKPEDYWVIRGAFDAGAAAGPTDGQGPGAFEAPTATARFKSQAEADAIMAQVSGVKSAIVASVEKKKRTVAAPVPFNTTSLMAAASAEGLTPARTMRIAESLYMDGYISYPRVDNTVYPASLSLEDTVRAISGNPAYAPYCAELLSRGKLVATRGKKETTDHPPIYPTAAATPDDLSPADYKLYNLIARRFLATLSEAAVVEGTKVSLDVAGASFVAKGDVLVKPGFRAIYPYGLKKDESLPAMEQGQAVAFNGATCTKKQTEPPARYSQGRLIQEMEKLGLGTKSTRHSIIERLYQVKYVQNDPLEPSQLGMAVCDALEKFAPHIVHPEMTAELESEMDAIAAGSISKDQVVTTSRNLLSEQLADLMPHSEEVNAALADAVAADAYVGPCPKCGKDLQLRASQKTRSMFIGCAGWPDCDVTYPLPQGRVEAVPEKCSTCGMPQVKVTAFRSKPRTLCIDPNCPTNQEPSIVVGECPVCKANGKHASLIAQKNPRTLKRFIRCENYEECDTGYPLPQYGALEATGEVCEDCGAPLVIVHTNRGPWKLCPNFDCPSKEKEAAAKSSAKKKPRKAPARKKAAAK
- a CDS encoding type II toxin-antitoxin system VapC family toxin produces the protein MRLFLDTNVVLDFLDARPTFDDATRLLMMLGYLREFEVWMSASQTTDLFYVLSNGGRASQAEEAKRSIRQARRFIRVCSLTEADVDEALDSSWTDFEDACVYQCALRLKADAIITRNQKDFAKSSIKVFGAAGLFAYLEQEKGLAYDYIA
- the asnB gene encoding asparagine synthase (glutamine-hydrolyzing) codes for the protein MCGFVGFTAQDYDRATNELIVKDMADRIAHRGPDAEGFFVDDDLAMGFRRLSIIDLEHSNQPMQNADGTVTVTFNGEIYNFQELRAELQELGYEFVTNGDTETVVHGYEAWGTDVFERLRGMFAIAIWDAPKKRLVCARDLFGIKPLYYQHAGDRLMYASEIKAFLAHPKFRKELNRDMLPQYLCFEYMNDSQTMFKNVHKLLPGHFMVFENGRLTTQCYYRITYKIDTTKTIDEWADIINEAFDESVAAHEIADVEIGSFLSGGIDSSLAAFCMGQHADAVKTFSVGYDIGCEDKLAEIAAQPDFDIKLNELEDSRAFAQWANLPNFETQVTAEQFLDIVPTEQYHMDEPLGAPSAIPLFFVSRLARQQVKVVQSGEGADELFGGYWIYHDQLEFEKYFKVPGPLRAAAGAVAEKLPPFHGRRFLMRGSGGPEKSYQRASMNYMWDEIPNVLRDYDGPCKPWEWCRPHFDEAAKQNVDVVTQTQYVDMVSYMPYDICLKADKMSMSQSLELRVPFLDKKVLDVALQLPTDCRVTDDHAKYALRVAASKLGFQKKVANMPKQPFITPLTVWLQTDLYYDRIKAAFTSDAAKEFFNVDYLVRMLDDHKSADFSTVEGRGKLKMMRIWNIYCFLCWYEVFFGETSKSLAPKTKVA
- a CDS encoding fumarate hydratase, with translation MDTIIEKQQVAAAVRAVIPHLACELPPDVEAALARALEVETNPRGRAVLAQLVENARIAREDNVPLCQDTGTVWVSLEVGPGVLVAADVFADVDAAVAEAYETARLRKSLVRDALLDRTNTGDNTPAFCDVHPVADRGVARLHVMLKGGGSDNASRVVMLPPSAGRAGIVEEVLACVREKAANACPPLVIGVGVGATFDKVAGLAKRALMRPLDEQAPDADTAAFERELLDAVNATGIGPGGLGGAATAIGVRVETAPCHIAALPLAINMGCSAMRRATIDLAAG
- a CDS encoding type II toxin-antitoxin system RelB/DinJ family antitoxin; translated protein: MVTARMSSGKKEAGNRVLESLGTNASQAINGFYDYVIEHKQLPYQERPKRRAFTSKEIEEAKAFVDDIGKRRTEGRFARMTIKEARRERTGVQADANAGDA